Proteins encoded within one genomic window of Rhododendron vialii isolate Sample 1 chromosome 1a, ASM3025357v1:
- the LOC131333157 gene encoding uncharacterized protein LOC131333157: MYESWQILFGRDRVTSKIAKDAAELDDIQADLVETLNPDDLFNDYYTPLFANGDPAFVDISTFVGTLTSNAIPATPRTNMNTSVTNVVPERPKKKAKVDAKEASIHDALGNFMAQSNTTFLKIANLVGYEDRLSAKKERVFAELEKLDLELLDMFFAHAIIVSTE; this comes from the coding sequence ATGTACGAGAGTTGGCAAATATTATTTGGGAGGGATAGGGTCACCAGTAAAATAGCCAAGGATGCGGCGGAACTTGACGATATTCAGGCCGATCTCGTTGAAACTCTTAACCCCGATGACTTATTCAATGATTACTATACTCCATTGTTTGCAAATGGTGACCCGGCATTTGTTGACATATCAACTTTTGTTGGGACTCTAACAAGTAATGCCATTCCTGCCACTCCAAGAACCAATATGAACACTTCGGTGACCAATGTCGTGCCGGAAAGgccaaagaagaaggcaaaggTGGACGCAAAAGAGGCGTCCATTCATGACGCATTAGGGAATTTTATGGCTCAAAGCAATACGACATTTCTTAAGATCGCTAATTTAGTTGGATATGAGGACCGACTCTCTGCCAAAAAAGAGAGGGTGTTTGCTGAGCTTGAGAAGCTTGACCTTGAGTTGCTTGATATGTTTTTTGCACACGCCATAATTGTGTCGACAGAATAA